The proteins below come from a single Tissierella sp. MB52-C2 genomic window:
- the dprA gene encoding DNA-processing protein DprA, giving the protein MDIAEREILIWLSSLGIGNSNIDKITNSFKDLREFWEAPNDEVYSINNIKKEVKEKLVYYKNKENIKKLFYNIEKQNINILTIYDENYPKRLRYIDDSPKVLYAKGNILQEDSLGIAIVGSRKATAYGKWACEKFTKELVNLGITIISGLALGIDAIAHKTALDNGGRTIGVIGNGIDIIYPKKNLHLYKDVEEQGCVVSEFPLGTPPLAYNFPQRNRIISGLSLGVVVIEAQEKSGSLITAHHGLEQGKDIFALPGNINSIFSSGTNKLIKDGAKPLLEIDDIIEEIHQIQDKLSSQKKHSKREIDYSNYSETEIRLIKILETEPMHSDTISYKLGIDIATLNSILTILELKGVVKELSSRVFTIC; this is encoded by the coding sequence ATGGATATTGCTGAAAGAGAAATTCTTATTTGGTTAAGTAGCTTAGGAATAGGAAATAGTAATATAGATAAGATTACCAATTCCTTTAAGGATTTGAGAGAATTTTGGGAAGCCCCTAATGATGAAGTTTACTCTATAAATAATATAAAAAAAGAAGTAAAAGAAAAACTAGTATATTATAAAAATAAAGAGAATATAAAAAAGTTGTTTTATAATATAGAAAAACAAAATATTAATATACTAACTATATATGACGAAAATTATCCAAAAAGGTTAAGATATATAGATGATAGTCCAAAAGTACTTTATGCAAAAGGCAATATCTTACAAGAAGATAGTCTAGGAATAGCCATAGTTGGATCTAGAAAGGCCACTGCCTATGGAAAATGGGCCTGTGAAAAATTTACTAAGGAACTAGTAAATTTAGGAATTACAATTATTAGTGGCTTAGCTTTGGGTATAGATGCTATAGCTCATAAGACTGCCTTAGATAATGGAGGAAGAACAATTGGAGTTATTGGAAATGGAATAGATATAATTTACCCAAAGAAAAATCTACATTTATATAAGGATGTAGAAGAACAAGGCTGTGTGGTTTCTGAATTTCCTCTAGGGACTCCACCTTTAGCCTATAATTTTCCTCAAAGAAATAGAATAATATCAGGACTATCCTTAGGAGTCGTAGTAATCGAAGCTCAAGAAAAATCAGGATCTTTAATTACAGCTCATCACGGATTAGAACAAGGTAAGGATATTTTCGCTTTACCTGGCAATATTAACAGTATATTTAGTAGTGGAACAAATAAACTAATTAAAGATGGTGCAAAGCCACTTTTAGAAATAGACGATATTATTGAAGAAATTCACCAAATTCAAGATAAGCTATCTTCACAGAAGAAACATAGTAAAAGGGAAATTGATTATTCAAATTATAGCGAAACAGAGATAAGATTAATCAAAATTTTAGAAACTGAACCTATGCACTCAGATACTATTTCATATAAACTAGGAATAGACATAGCTACATTAAATAGTATATTGACCATATTAGAATTAAAAGGTGTAGTTAAGGAATTATCTAGTAGAGTGTTTACTATTTGCTAG
- a CDS encoding ATP-binding protein produces MHPCPCGFFGDPLHECTCSQGQIDRYLGKISNPLLDRIDIHIEVSPVKYNDLQNQNNEESSALIRARVKKARDIQLKRFKNNKIFSNSQIPPKDMKKHCKLTGDSEDIMNQAFEKYKFSGRTYNRLLKVSRTIADLDGEEKIQDRHILEAIRYRTLDNKYWG; encoded by the coding sequence ATGCACCCTTGTCCATGTGGTTTTTTTGGGGATCCTCTACATGAATGTACTTGTTCTCAAGGACAGATAGATAGATATTTAGGGAAAATTAGCAATCCTTTACTTGATAGAATAGATATTCACATTGAAGTCTCTCCAGTAAAATATAATGACTTACAGAACCAAAATAATGAAGAGTCATCAGCGCTTATTAGAGCGAGAGTTAAGAAAGCTAGAGATATTCAGTTGAAAAGGTTTAAAAATAATAAAATATTTAGCAATTCACAGATACCACCTAAGGATATGAAAAAGCATTGTAAGTTAACCGGTGATTCAGAGGATATTATGAATCAGGCCTTTGAAAAGTATAAATTTAGTGGAAGAACATATAATAGGTTGCTTAAGGTATCTAGAACAATTGCAGACTTAGATGGAGAAGAAAAAATACAAGATAGACATATATTGGAGGCCATTAGATATAGAACATTAGATAATAAATATTGGGGGTAG
- a CDS encoding helix-turn-helix transcriptional regulator has protein sequence MYNDINSLPESSLGERVRKSRLLQNLTIKELSKKACMSAETISNIEKSRTTPNINSLLKLSQALNTNNIYLLGTDSWPEETQGQIIYKYRMILGLSQEQLAKKCSLHKSTIQDYENNILSNPDTLKIIYTKIGYI, from the coding sequence ATGTACAATGATATAAATTCTCTTCCTGAGTCATCCTTGGGAGAAAGAGTTAGGAAGTCAAGGCTACTACAAAATCTTACGATTAAAGAATTATCCAAAAAAGCTTGTATGTCCGCAGAAACAATTAGTAATATTGAGAAATCTCGGACAACTCCTAATATTAACAGTTTGTTGAAATTAAGTCAAGCTTTAAATACAAATAATATATATTTGCTAGGCACTGATAGCTGGCCAGAAGAAACTCAAGGACAAATAATATATAAATATAGAATGATCCTAGGATTGTCTCAGGAACAGCTTGCAAAGAAATGTAGCTTGCATAAATCAACTATACAAGATTATGAAAATAATATATTATCTAATCCAGATACACTAAAAATAATTTATACAAAAATAGGCTATATATAA
- a CDS encoding nucleotidyltransferase domain-containing protein — protein sequence MLNFEIDYPSSNYKNYIESVYEFCKNNRFSMILKGSLAKGTATKFSDIDLIILGNIDSHGVDEIISLYGNPVMINFTENPKGILILVYQDNISVDLDIRETISQQDLQNSIVLLKYDTNFIIDNKEIIRKQLESNYISNRPEWYKVLRLLHRGTIKYLSNKTDSAYDLLEEIKESLISLKITDLSFNNNFEDDIKCIFDKLCKKFEVDSQIEVLFHNLFKEF from the coding sequence ATGCTTAACTTTGAAATAGATTATCCTTCATCAAATTATAAAAATTATATTGAATCTGTTTATGAATTTTGTAAAAATAATAGATTTTCAATGATTTTAAAGGGATCTTTAGCAAAAGGCACAGCAACAAAATTTTCTGACATAGACTTAATAATTTTAGGCAACATTGATAGTCATGGAGTTGATGAAATAATTTCACTCTATGGCAATCCAGTAATGATTAATTTTACTGAAAACCCTAAAGGTATATTAATCTTGGTTTATCAGGATAACATTTCTGTCGATTTGGACATAAGGGAAACAATTTCACAACAAGACTTGCAAAACAGTATAGTTCTTTTGAAATATGATACAAACTTTATCATAGATAATAAAGAAATTATAAGAAAACAATTAGAATCTAATTACATATCTAATAGGCCAGAATGGTATAAGGTATTAAGGTTATTGCATAGAGGAACTATAAAGTATCTATCTAATAAAACTGACAGTGCATATGATTTATTAGAAGAAATTAAAGAGAGTCTTATTTCATTAAAAATTACTGATTTAAGTTTTAATAATAATTTTGAAGATGATATAAAATGTATTTTTGATAAACTTTGTAAAAAATTTGAAGTGGATTCGCAAATTGAAGTTTTATTTCACAATCTCTTCAAAGAATTTTAG
- a CDS encoding aspartyl-phosphate phosphatase Spo0E family protein: MSEIEELIKDIDTLKKNLNELIEKKDFNLQDPEIIKASQELNIVITRYNNLIAGKL, encoded by the coding sequence TTGTCTGAGATAGAAGAATTAATTAAAGATATTGATACATTAAAGAAAAACTTAAATGAATTGATTGAAAAGAAGGATTTCAATTTACAAGATCCCGAAATTATTAAAGCTAGTCAAGAACTTAATATCGTTATAACTAGATACAATAATTTAATTGCTGGAAAATTATAA
- a CDS encoding N-acetylmuramoyl-L-alanine amidase, with translation MKVFLEPGHGGKDPGALGNGMQEKDIALSVTLKVGEILKRHNVEVIYSRTTDVFLELSERTSLANKANADIFVSIHCNAAENVDGKGVETFSYPGSVKGTALAKCIQDSIISSKVYTLNRGIKTANFVVLRQSNMQSALVELAFITNIDDSKILKNKQEELALAVAKGILNYLGVKYMESKSNLIKMNLHGKDLEVEGIIEKSDKGSTNYVPVRFLEEFGYKVGYKDGKVIIEYK, from the coding sequence ATGAAAGTATTTTTAGAACCGGGACATGGCGGAAAAGATCCAGGAGCCTTAGGTAATGGAATGCAAGAAAAAGATATAGCATTATCAGTAACATTAAAAGTAGGAGAAATATTAAAAAGACATAATGTAGAAGTGATATATTCAAGGACCACAGATGTATTCTTAGAACTATCAGAACGTACTAGTTTAGCAAATAAAGCTAATGCAGATATATTTGTATCTATACATTGTAATGCTGCCGAAAATGTAGACGGTAAAGGTGTAGAGACATTTAGTTATCCAGGCAGTGTTAAAGGTACTGCTTTAGCAAAATGTATCCAGGATAGCATAATATCTAGTAAAGTTTATACTTTAAATAGAGGAATTAAAACAGCTAATTTTGTAGTATTAAGACAAAGTAATATGCAGTCAGCTTTAGTAGAATTAGCTTTTATTACTAATATAGATGATTCTAAGATATTAAAAAATAAGCAAGAAGAATTAGCCTTAGCAGTAGCAAAAGGGATATTGAATTATTTAGGAGTGAAATATATGGAAAGTAAATCTAATTTAATTAAAATGAATCTTCATGGTAAAGATTTAGAAGTAGAAGGAATAATTGAAAAGAGTGATAAAGGCAGTACAAACTATGTTCCAGTTAGATTTCTAGAAGAGTTTGGATATAAAGTAGGATATAAAGACGGAAAAGTAATAATAGAATATAAATAA
- a CDS encoding phage holin family protein: MENITNITNIETSKFTAIAIVGSAITSLIGGWDRALQTLLIFMAIDYISGLVVAGVFKKSNKTESGGLGSRAGWEGIFKKVMTLFLVLMGNQLDLLLQVEYVRYGLIIAFMIDEGMSIIENAGLMGIPIPKLLSDSFDILRKKEEVKQ, translated from the coding sequence ATGGAGAATATAACAAATATAACAAATATAGAAACAAGTAAATTCACAGCAATAGCAATTGTAGGAAGTGCAATAACAAGTCTAATAGGAGGGTGGGATAGAGCATTGCAAACATTACTAATATTTATGGCAATAGATTATATTTCAGGACTTGTTGTTGCAGGTGTATTTAAAAAATCAAATAAGACAGAATCAGGAGGATTAGGTTCTAGAGCAGGGTGGGAAGGTATATTTAAAAAGGTTATGACTTTGTTTTTGGTGTTAATGGGAAATCAATTAGATTTATTACTTCAAGTTGAATATGTAAGATATGGACTGATTATTGCTTTCATGATAGATGAAGGTATGAGTATAATTGAAAATGCGGGTTTAATGGGGATACCTATCCCAAAACTATTGTCTGATTCATTTGATATATTAAGGAAGAAAGAAGAGGTGAAGCAATAA
- a CDS encoding CD1375 family protein gives MIKPWKVKAYAVLVKAEKWELENYEGNILPVIPEEYVIVVAEFLATGELAI, from the coding sequence ATGATAAAACCTTGGAAAGTCAAAGCTTATGCAGTATTAGTAAAGGCTGAAAAGTGGGAATTAGAGAATTATGAAGGGAATATACTTCCAGTGATTCCCGAAGAATATGTTATAGTGGTTGCAGAATTTTTAGCAACTGGTGAATTAGCAATATAA
- a CDS encoding DUF6273 domain-containing protein, translating into MAKLLSSLPVGAKVKDINSKYYGSPIIWQIADKNHAGYPANSVTLISEKILCLKASDGKEPSNPLSSRANWGNNDYKVSNILQWLNSGATAGNWYSGQHSHDAPPIKANVTYNSYDTEAGFLNGFATNFVAALLNTTVKVAKTKLLEGGSEEVVSKIFLASTTEVGLTNEAGTIEGSKLSLFTDDESRKAYPTVDAVSRSEYKETTLLDSSKPFSWDLRTPYTPTIDMVYMVSISGSRGTGLAHRGSAGIRPLCNLPSGILISDTPDSDGAYRIIFNTAPTTPPSITVPTTVRGGNSLDISWGASTDSDSNLSGYILERSVNGAAYTQVYKGTNRRFTDSITKGWNTVAYRVKAYDSQGAESGYTTSATRTVVNNTAPSISGQDSNLGDKNLGFLITYQVDDVDTSDTLVVTEKLNGSIIRTVSGAPRNQDLEIEITNETLFKLELNSNNTIEIKIDDQQGGIAYRRFTFRRTNSAPIIDGQDKDLGQKTEPFSIDFSVSDNEGNAITVKTYINNVLKEEYQAIDGATNTFTISSEDWYRLRIGQHNIRIEARDEHGATAVRNYIFTRYDDKIQFTLKAPIETDIMATKILVTPTWTIPAGAVAKVEACNNAFDEVPTWEDITSQVNISRHYNFTNDIKIADKSGINIKVSIEKGTATEEVVINGFGGAFE; encoded by the coding sequence ATGGCAAAATTATTGAGTAGTTTACCTGTGGGTGCAAAGGTTAAAGATATAAATTCTAAGTACTATGGAAGTCCTATCATATGGCAAATAGCGGACAAAAATCACGCTGGATACCCTGCCAACTCTGTAACTTTAATATCAGAGAAAATACTTTGCTTAAAAGCCTCTGATGGAAAAGAACCATCAAACCCGCTCAGCAGTAGGGCGAATTGGGGAAATAATGATTACAAAGTATCAAATATTCTCCAGTGGCTTAATAGTGGAGCAACAGCTGGAAATTGGTATTCAGGACAACATAGTCATGACGCACCACCGATTAAAGCAAATGTGACATATAACAGCTACGACACAGAAGCTGGGTTCTTGAATGGTTTTGCAACAAACTTTGTGGCAGCTTTGCTTAATACTACAGTGAAAGTAGCCAAAACTAAGCTATTGGAAGGTGGAAGCGAAGAGGTAGTATCAAAAATATTCCTTGCCTCAACTACAGAAGTAGGGCTAACCAATGAAGCAGGCACAATAGAAGGAAGTAAGCTCTCTCTATTTACTGATGACGAATCAAGAAAGGCATACCCAACAGTTGATGCAGTTAGCAGAAGTGAATATAAAGAAACAACACTCTTAGACTCAAGTAAACCTTTTAGTTGGGACTTAAGAACTCCTTATACTCCTACCATCGACATGGTCTATATGGTTTCTATTTCTGGGAGTAGAGGCACCGGCCTTGCACATAGAGGTAGTGCGGGCATTCGTCCTCTTTGCAATCTGCCGTCTGGAATTTTAATATCTGATACACCAGATTCCGACGGAGCATATAGAATTATATTCAATACTGCACCTACAACACCACCATCAATAACAGTACCTACAACAGTAAGAGGTGGAAACAGCTTAGATATATCTTGGGGAGCTAGTACTGATTCTGACAGCAATTTAAGTGGCTACATTCTAGAGCGTAGTGTAAATGGGGCAGCTTATACTCAAGTATATAAAGGAACTAACAGAAGGTTTACAGATAGTATAACCAAGGGATGGAATACTGTGGCTTATAGAGTAAAGGCATATGACTCTCAAGGTGCAGAAAGTGGATATACTACATCAGCAACTAGGACAGTAGTAAACAATACTGCACCTAGCATAAGTGGACAAGATAGTAACTTAGGAGATAAAAACTTAGGTTTCTTAATCACTTATCAAGTAGATGATGTTGATACCTCTGATACCTTAGTAGTAACGGAAAAACTAAATGGTTCTATTATTAGAACTGTAAGTGGAGCACCTAGAAATCAAGATTTAGAAATAGAGATAACTAATGAAACGTTATTTAAATTAGAATTAAACTCTAATAATACTATAGAAATAAAAATAGATGATCAGCAAGGTGGTATAGCTTATAGGAGATTTACTTTCAGAAGAACAAATTCTGCTCCTATCATAGATGGGCAAGACAAGGACTTAGGGCAAAAAACAGAACCTTTTAGCATTGATTTTTCTGTATCTGATAATGAAGGTAATGCAATAACAGTAAAAACATATATTAACAATGTATTAAAAGAAGAATATCAAGCTATAGATGGTGCTACAAATACATTTACTATCTCTAGCGAAGATTGGTACAGGCTAAGAATAGGTCAGCACAATATTAGGATAGAAGCTAGAGATGAACATGGAGCTACGGCAGTAAGAAACTATATATTTACTAGATATGACGATAAAATCCAATTCACTCTAAAGGCTCCTATAGAAACTGACATTATGGCCACAAAAATATTAGTTACTCCAACATGGACCATCCCTGCAGGAGCAGTAGCAAAAGTAGAAGCTTGTAACAATGCTTTTGATGAAGTACCGACATGGGAGGATATAACCTCTCAAGTGAATATCAGTAGACACTACAACTTTACTAATGATATAAAAATTGCCGATAAATCGGGAATCAACATAAAAGTTTCTATAGAAAAAGGTACAGCTACAGAGGAAGTAGTCATAAATGGATTTGGAGGTGCTTTTGAATAA
- a CDS encoding putative phage tail protein — protein MSQLSYKEIIENQIPEDLFKSKDIESQAIGNSLDKLQYDIDMLENEVNPLTGKGKGLEQWEKFFKLPSNIYDSIEIRKARVISELIQFMSDENVIRKDEIEAILSFFGDVEIAEHFAEYIFDVAFKDIKSLNIDEIVKIIKKIKPSWLDFRLTSEHSKELELQTNYKEYPVPYLMCGTFKCGTKPYIQTEGVSFGTTLNVNTSKTDTSQRYKLTGTFKSGEAKL, from the coding sequence ATGTCACAACTTAGTTATAAAGAAATTATAGAAAATCAAATTCCCGAAGATCTCTTCAAAAGTAAAGATATAGAGTCACAAGCTATAGGAAATTCATTAGACAAACTTCAATATGATATTGATATGTTAGAAAATGAAGTAAATCCTTTGACCGGAAAGGGTAAAGGATTAGAGCAATGGGAAAAGTTTTTCAAGCTTCCTTCTAATATTTATGATAGCATTGAAATAAGAAAAGCAAGAGTAATATCTGAATTAATACAATTTATGTCTGATGAAAATGTTATAAGAAAAGACGAGATAGAAGCAATACTATCTTTCTTTGGGGATGTTGAAATTGCCGAGCATTTTGCAGAGTATATATTTGATGTGGCATTTAAGGATATAAAGTCTCTAAACATAGATGAAATAGTAAAGATAATTAAAAAAATAAAACCTTCATGGCTTGATTTCAGGCTTACAAGTGAACATTCAAAAGAACTAGAACTTCAAACCAATTATAAAGAATATCCAGTACCTTATTTAATGTGTGGTACATTCAAATGTGGAACTAAACCTTATATTCAAACTGAAGGAGTCAGCTTCGGTACTACACTTAACGTAAATACAAGCAAAACAGATACTTCTCAAAGATATAAATTAACTGGAACATTTAAAAGTGGGGAGGCGAAACTATGA
- a CDS encoding baseplate J/gp47 family protein gives MSDFIFKSHEEIVEEILIDFANELGVDNISNASDIAIKSKVYAAQIEGIYYNQAFILKQSNPMTATDSYLDMWGKGMNIGDRKDATRAIGAVIFGRKQPSQEDIVIPEGTMFSTNPEVYGKLINGVTTEKVILPAGETEIEVLGETIETGEESNVPPGVFSIINNPPVGIEYVKNIEGFKDGSGSEEDEEYRSRFKKDKFYGTDDAFANRAREVDGVVFAKTLEMNRGRGTTDVLIAAANGIPSDELVERALKHLLEKRPLGCDLGVIKPEAYIFNTAIKVSLKEGFTLESKIEDMTILERIKQSIRVYIKVVGIGGIIRKMGLANAIYDLEEVIDVEVIEPIENIQLNENAIAQEGEFNVTT, from the coding sequence ATGAGTGATTTTATATTTAAATCTCATGAGGAAATCGTAGAAGAAATATTAATTGATTTTGCCAATGAATTAGGAGTAGATAATATATCAAATGCTTCAGATATAGCAATAAAATCTAAAGTTTATGCAGCACAAATTGAAGGGATTTACTACAATCAAGCCTTTATCCTTAAACAAAGTAATCCTATGACTGCAACAGATAGTTATCTTGATATGTGGGGAAAAGGAATGAATATTGGAGATAGAAAGGATGCAACTAGAGCTATAGGTGCAGTTATCTTTGGCAGAAAACAACCTAGCCAAGAAGATATAGTTATTCCTGAAGGAACTATGTTTTCAACTAATCCAGAGGTATATGGAAAGCTGATAAATGGAGTAACTACTGAAAAAGTAATATTACCTGCAGGAGAAACTGAAATAGAAGTCCTAGGAGAAACTATAGAAACAGGAGAAGAGTCAAACGTACCTCCAGGAGTATTTTCCATTATCAATAATCCACCTGTAGGAATTGAGTATGTAAAAAACATAGAAGGTTTTAAAGATGGCTCCGGAAGTGAAGAAGATGAAGAATATAGAAGTAGATTTAAGAAAGATAAATTTTATGGAACAGATGATGCTTTTGCTAATAGAGCTAGAGAAGTAGATGGTGTTGTATTTGCTAAAACCCTAGAGATGAACAGAGGACGTGGGACAACAGACGTACTTATAGCTGCAGCCAATGGAATTCCTTCTGATGAATTGGTCGAAAGGGCACTAAAGCATCTATTAGAAAAAAGACCTTTAGGATGTGATTTAGGAGTAATCAAACCTGAAGCTTATATATTTAATACTGCTATAAAAGTGTCTTTAAAAGAAGGTTTTACTCTAGAGTCTAAGATTGAAGATATGACTATTCTTGAAAGGATAAAACAATCAATAAGAGTCTATATTAAAGTTGTTGGTATAGGTGGCATTATAAGAAAAATGGGTTTAGCTAATGCAATATATGATTTAGAAGAAGTAATAGATGTTGAAGTTATAGAACCCATAGAAAACATACAATTAAATGAAAATGCTATAGCTCAAGAGGGTGAATTTAATGTCACAACTTAG
- a CDS encoding LysM peptidoglycan-binding domain-containing protein yields MKLSPLKYKSYTWPVNPRTYSLRFEKNTAIHHYPYTNINEVDDTGMKPREVNGEGEFIGEGAYEEFQKLASIFYSRGPGSLIHPIWQIQQAIFTKLEVEQEPTPDYVKYSFSFIEHFPEVKVQEKKQVTSNTIAKPQQKVTPKAHTVKQGDTMWAIAKNNKINLKDLISKNPQIKSPNLIYPGQKINL; encoded by the coding sequence TTGAAATTATCACCATTAAAATATAAAAGCTATACATGGCCAGTGAATCCTAGAACATATTCATTAAGATTTGAAAAAAATACAGCTATACACCATTATCCTTACACAAATATTAATGAGGTAGATGATACCGGAATGAAACCTAGAGAAGTAAATGGAGAAGGAGAATTTATAGGAGAAGGTGCATATGAAGAGTTCCAAAAACTAGCTAGTATATTTTATAGTAGGGGACCAGGTTCACTAATACATCCTATATGGCAAATACAACAAGCTATATTTACAAAACTAGAAGTAGAACAAGAGCCTACTCCTGATTATGTTAAATATAGTTTTTCTTTTATAGAACACTTTCCAGAAGTAAAGGTTCAAGAAAAGAAACAAGTAACCTCTAACACTATAGCAAAGCCACAACAGAAGGTCACTCCTAAAGCTCATACCGTAAAACAAGGTGATACTATGTGGGCTATAGCTAAAAACAATAAGATTAATTTAAAGGACTTAATATCTAAAAATCCTCAAATTAAGAGTCCAAATCTAATTTATCCAGGACAGAAAATAAATTTGTAG
- a CDS encoding DUF4339 domain-containing protein codes for MDNKIWFYNDWFQVYGPFDKEEIIKLLNEKKIKKDYHLWHIGLDDWVCIKDIDVCNYVYPENYQSKNTFKGIPEFNPSIFKEKRVYDYDKGKSSIKIAGILLVLVGALWGINSLTPMLSGVYYSDATTYLTLGWNAVASIVTIIIGLQVSKIKSWSYSWGIGIAVVNLITDLINVRDNGANFKLFFIPIYLGIAFLLLSNERIFKESEIEKTTN; via the coding sequence ATGGATAATAAAATTTGGTTCTATAATGACTGGTTTCAAGTATATGGACCTTTTGATAAAGAAGAAATAATAAAGTTGTTAAATGAAAAGAAAATAAAAAAAGATTACCATTTATGGCATATAGGTTTGGATGATTGGGTTTGTATCAAAGACATTGATGTATGCAACTATGTTTATCCTGAAAATTATCAGTCAAAAAATACTTTTAAAGGGATACCTGAGTTCAATCCTAGTATTTTTAAAGAGAAAAGAGTCTATGATTATGATAAGGGAAAATCGTCTATAAAAATAGCAGGTATTTTACTAGTATTGGTGGGTGCCCTATGGGGTATTAATTCTTTAACTCCTATGTTATCTGGGGTGTATTATAGTGATGCTACGACTTATTTGACTTTAGGATGGAATGCTGTGGCTTCAATAGTTACAATCATTATCGGACTACAGGTATCTAAAATAAAATCATGGAGCTATTCCTGGGGCATAGGAATAGCAGTAGTAAATTTAATCACAGATTTAATAAATGTAAGAGATAATGGAGCTAACTTTAAATTGTTTTTTATTCCTATATATTTAGGAATTGCATTTTTATTGCTTAGTAATGAGAGAATCTTTAAAGAATCAGAAATAGAAAAGACTACTAATTAG